The following are encoded in a window of Sminthopsis crassicaudata isolate SCR6 chromosome 3, ASM4859323v1, whole genome shotgun sequence genomic DNA:
- the PAQR7 gene encoding membrane progestin receptor alpha isoform X2, with amino-acid sequence MIMGSLPSAPTMATAVAQKLSRFFPSVRQLGQMPRLLGELASPLPDSTVGRAEVPRLFWKPYIYSGYRPLHRTWRFYFLSLFQKHNEAVNVWTHLVAALVLLLRLACFAGTVDFVGDPHARPLFLIVLASITYLLFSALAHLLQAKSEFWHYSFFFLDYVGVAVYQFGSALAHFYYAIEPAWHARVAAIFLPAAAFLAWLSCAGSCYTKYRQLPGLLGRICQEMPSGLAYALDISPVVHRIYVAQALGQEDPAVLYHKCQVAFFLLAAAFFSACSPERWFPGKCHIFGQGHQLFHVFLVLCTLAQLEAVALDYEARRSIYEGLHRRAPHNFSALFLLTVICSVLTALFLSHRVKQELNCKED; translated from the coding sequence CTCTCTGCCCTCAGCCCCCACCATGGCCACAGCTGTAGCCCAGAAGCTCAGTCGCTTCTTCCCCAGTGTCCGGCAGCTGGGACAGATGCCCAGGCTCCTGGGGGAGCTGGCTTCCCCCCTGCCAGACAGCACTGTGGGCCGGGCTGAGGTGCCCCGCCTCTTCTGGAAGCCATATATCTACTCAGGCTACCGGCCCCTGCATCGCACCTGGCGTTTCTACTTCCTGAGCCTTTTCCAAAAGCACAATGAGGCCGTCAACGTCTGGACCCACCTGGTGGCTGCCCTGGTGCTGCTCCTGCGCTTGGCATGCTTTGCGGGCACCGTGGACTTTGTGGGAGACCCCCACGCCCGGCCCCTCTTCCTCATTGTCCTTGCCTCTATCACCTACCTGCTCTTCAGTGCCCTGGCCCATCTCCTTCAGGCCAAGTCTGAGTTCTGGCATTACAGCTTCTTCTTTTTGGACTATGTGGGTGTGGCCGTGTACCAGTTTGGCAGTGCCCTGGCCCATTTCTACTACGCCATTGAGCCCGCCTGGCACGCTCGTGTGGCGGCCATCTTCCTGCCTGCTGCCGCCTTCCTTGCCTGGTTATCTTGCGCTGGCTCCTGCTATACCAAGTACCGCCAGTTGCCTGGGCTGCTAGGCCGCATTTGCCAGGAGATGCCCTCAGGATTGGCTTATGCCTTGGATATCAGCCCCGTGGTGCATCGCATTTATGTGGCTCAGGCCCTGGGCCAGGAGGATCCTGCTGTGCTCTACCACAAGTGCCAAGTGGCTTTTTTTCTTCTGGCAGCAGCCTTCTTTTCTGCCTGCTCCCCAGAGAGGTGGTTTCCCGGCAAGTGCCACATCTTTGGGCAGGGCCACCAGCTGTTCCATGTCTTCCTGGTGCTGTGCACACTGGCTCAGCTTGAAGCCGTGGCCCTGGACTATGAGGCCCGGCGGTCCATCTATGAAGGGCTCCACCGCCGTGCCCCCCACAACTTCTCAGCCCTCTTCCTCCTCACTGTGATCTGTAGTGTTCTCACGGCCCTCTTCCTCAGCCACCGTGTGAAGCAGGAGCTCAACTGCAAAGAGGACTGA
- the PAQR7 gene encoding membrane progestin receptor alpha isoform X1 codes for MATAVAQKLSRFFPSVRQLGQMPRLLGELASPLPDSTVGRAEVPRLFWKPYIYSGYRPLHRTWRFYFLSLFQKHNEAVNVWTHLVAALVLLLRLACFAGTVDFVGDPHARPLFLIVLASITYLLFSALAHLLQAKSEFWHYSFFFLDYVGVAVYQFGSALAHFYYAIEPAWHARVAAIFLPAAAFLAWLSCAGSCYTKYRQLPGLLGRICQEMPSGLAYALDISPVVHRIYVAQALGQEDPAVLYHKCQVAFFLLAAAFFSACSPERWFPGKCHIFGQGHQLFHVFLVLCTLAQLEAVALDYEARRSIYEGLHRRAPHNFSALFLLTVICSVLTALFLSHRVKQELNCKED; via the coding sequence ATGGCCACAGCTGTAGCCCAGAAGCTCAGTCGCTTCTTCCCCAGTGTCCGGCAGCTGGGACAGATGCCCAGGCTCCTGGGGGAGCTGGCTTCCCCCCTGCCAGACAGCACTGTGGGCCGGGCTGAGGTGCCCCGCCTCTTCTGGAAGCCATATATCTACTCAGGCTACCGGCCCCTGCATCGCACCTGGCGTTTCTACTTCCTGAGCCTTTTCCAAAAGCACAATGAGGCCGTCAACGTCTGGACCCACCTGGTGGCTGCCCTGGTGCTGCTCCTGCGCTTGGCATGCTTTGCGGGCACCGTGGACTTTGTGGGAGACCCCCACGCCCGGCCCCTCTTCCTCATTGTCCTTGCCTCTATCACCTACCTGCTCTTCAGTGCCCTGGCCCATCTCCTTCAGGCCAAGTCTGAGTTCTGGCATTACAGCTTCTTCTTTTTGGACTATGTGGGTGTGGCCGTGTACCAGTTTGGCAGTGCCCTGGCCCATTTCTACTACGCCATTGAGCCCGCCTGGCACGCTCGTGTGGCGGCCATCTTCCTGCCTGCTGCCGCCTTCCTTGCCTGGTTATCTTGCGCTGGCTCCTGCTATACCAAGTACCGCCAGTTGCCTGGGCTGCTAGGCCGCATTTGCCAGGAGATGCCCTCAGGATTGGCTTATGCCTTGGATATCAGCCCCGTGGTGCATCGCATTTATGTGGCTCAGGCCCTGGGCCAGGAGGATCCTGCTGTGCTCTACCACAAGTGCCAAGTGGCTTTTTTTCTTCTGGCAGCAGCCTTCTTTTCTGCCTGCTCCCCAGAGAGGTGGTTTCCCGGCAAGTGCCACATCTTTGGGCAGGGCCACCAGCTGTTCCATGTCTTCCTGGTGCTGTGCACACTGGCTCAGCTTGAAGCCGTGGCCCTGGACTATGAGGCCCGGCGGTCCATCTATGAAGGGCTCCACCGCCGTGCCCCCCACAACTTCTCAGCCCTCTTCCTCCTCACTGTGATCTGTAGTGTTCTCACGGCCCTCTTCCTCAGCCACCGTGTGAAGCAGGAGCTCAACTGCAAAGAGGACTGA
- the AUNIP gene encoding aurora kinase A- and ninein-interacting protein, which yields MRRRGPAEAEACGVWLDAAALKRRKIQTRLSNPITRMLPPARSERETIVGFTQRRAQPVGTRQTVIASFFTSKSGKANEGGQGRPSPGSSNQRNKEQKRDVVWLDPPPFFPGEECAQCPETPAASVTKESQELICPSPSPKEVSDYCKEAKSAVLSSQNQNIVGSTEVGFAFTPNSEDFCMLAHEREGRKVHCRQGQETRYLVDRAELEKTVFSKENKQFYDFPQGHQEGKAEKGKARRGGDTELVEQSPCSDQVFSWDSEQYDTCLRNQLFTEDSQGQKVIAHPSRAALQDVANLTRKPLHISLNSQVQCQDRSILGISQLNSQTNMLFTQDSQGNRVIKHCF from the exons ATGAGGAGAAGAGGGCCCGCCGAGGCCGAGGCCTGCGGCGTGTGGCTGGATGCGGCGGCACTGAAGAGACGCAAAATTCAG ACTCGATTATCCAATCCTATCACCAGAATGCTGCCTCCAGCTAGAAGTGAGAGAGAAACTATTGTTGGTTTTACTCAAAGAAGAGCTCAACCTGTGGGTACCAGGCAGACTGTCATTGCATCATTTTTCACTTCAAAGTCAG GAAAGGCAAATGAAGGTGGGCAGGGAAGGCCTTCACCTGGTTCATCAAATCAAAGAAATAAGGAACAGAAAAGAGATGTGGTATGGTTGGATCCTCCTCCATTTTTCCCTGGGGAAGAGTGTGCCCAGTGTCCTGAAACTCCAGCAGCTTCTGTCACTAAGGAATCTCAAGAGCTCATTTGTCCCTCTCCATCTCCCAAGGAAGTTTCTGACTATTGCAAAGAGGCTAAATCAGCTGTGCTCAGTAGCCAAAACCAGAACATTGTAGGTTCTACTGAAGTAGGTTTTGCCTTCACCCCAAACTCCGAAGACTTTTGTATGTTAGCCCATGAAAGAGAGGGTAGGAAAGTACATTGTAGACAAGGGCAAGAGACCAGGTACCTAGTGGATAGggcagaattggaaaagacagtattttccaaagaaaataaacagtTCTATGACTTTCCCCAAGGCCACCAAGAAGgcaaagcagaaaaaggaaaggccAGGAGGGGAGGGGACACAGAGTTAGTGGAACAAAGTCCCTGTTCTGATCAAGTCTTTTCTTGGGATAGTGAGCAGTATGACACATGCTTGAGAAACCAGTTgttcacagaagattcccagggcCAGAAGGTCATTGCTCATCCTTCTCGAGCTGCTCTTCAAGATGTAGCCAATCTTACAAGAAAGCCCTTGCATATATCCCTTAATTCTCAGGTTCAGTGCCAGGACAGGTCTATCCTGGGTATCTCTCAGTTAAATTCCCAGACTAATATGCTCTTTACCCAGGACTCTCAAGGTAATAGAGTTATTAAGCACTGTTTTTGA
- the MTFR1L gene encoding LOW QUALITY PROTEIN: mitochondrial fission regulator 1-like (The sequence of the model RefSeq protein was modified relative to this genomic sequence to represent the inferred CDS: deleted 1 base in 1 codon) has protein sequence METDSTIPLWQNKPHGAARSVVRRIGTNLPLKPCPRASFQNLFVSFHRHCPNISDLYLSDVPPVPTLADIAWIAADEEETYARVRSDTRPLRHKWKPSPLFVMQRNASVPNLRGPEEKLLALKKPGLPALSRTTELQDELSHLRSQIAKIVAADAASSSLTPDFLSSGSSNVSSPLPCFGSSLHSTTSFVISDITEEAELEGPELPSVPMLCSASSECCKTDSKAACSLAEEEDCVSLSKASSFADMMGILKDIHRMKQSQDLNRSLMKEEDPAVLISEVLRRKFALKEEDISMKGN, from the exons ACTATCCCACTCTGGCAGAACAAACCACATGGAGCTGCTCGAAGTGTGGTGAGGAGGATTGGGACTAACCTGCCTTTGAAGCCATGTCCTCGGGCATCTTTTCAG aacctctttgtttctttccataGACACTGCCCCAACATCTCTGACCTGTATCTGAGCGATGTGCCCCCTGTCCCTACT TTGGCTGATATTGCCTGGATAGCAGCAGATGAAGAGGAAACATATGCTCGAGTCAG GAGTGACACTCGGCCCTTGCGGCATAAGTGGAAGCCCAGCCCACTGTTCGTCATGCAGCGCAACGCCTCAGTACCCAACCTTCGAGGGCCAGAGGAGAAGCTCCTGGCCTTGAAGAAGCCTGGCTTACCAGCCCTAAGCCGAACTACTGAGCTACAAGATGAGCTAAGTCACCTACGCAGCCAGATTGCCAAGATTGTGGCAGCAGATGCAG cttcGTCTTCATTAACGCCAGATTTCTTATCTTCAGGAAGTTCAAATGTCTCTTCTCCCTTACCTTGTTTTGGATCCTCATTGCACTCTACAACTTCCTTTGTCATTAGTGACATCACAGAGGAGGCTGAGTTAGAAGGTCCTGAGCTTCCATCGGTTCCCATGCTTTGTTCTGCCAGCTCTGAATGTTGTAAAACTGACTCCAAAGCAGCCTGCAGCTTGGCTGAAGAGGAGGACTGTGTGTCTCTCTCAAAGGCTAGCAGCTTTGCAGACATGATGGGCATCCTGAAGGATATTCACCGGATGAAGCAAAGCCAAGATCT GAATCGGAGCTTGATGAAGGAAGAAGACCCTGCTGTCCTCATTTCAGAGGTGTTGAGGAGAAAGTTTGCTCTGAAAGAAGAGGATATCAGCATGAAAGGAAACTGA